A stretch of Helicobacter pylori DNA encodes these proteins:
- the ftsZ gene encoding cell division protein FtsZ, with amino-acid sequence MVHQSEMENYNIGQASIEEVSDPAYKGAKIVVIGVGGGGSNMIKHLVEYGVHQDVTPIATNTDGQHLKNNPAPVKILLGKESTGGLGAGGIPDIGRKAAEESANEIREAIKDAKLVIVSTGLGGGTGTGATPTIVKIAKEVGALTIAIVTKPFKYEGSQKSKKAEEGLKELEQSSDSILVIPNDKILLTMKKNASTKECYKEVDDVLVRAVSGISTIITKPGDINVDFSDLKSALGFKGFALMGIGEATGEESAKLAVENAIQSPLLDDASIDGAKSIIVFFEHHPDYPMYAYSQACISIQERANQDVDVKFGQHTSESIPIDHVRVTIIATGAERNSGGVGLESIATPSQPVVKQTRKVGNSDFLRIPTEEELSTPTAIRIQQD; translated from the coding sequence ATGGTTCATCAATCAGAGATGGAAAATTATAATATCGGTCAAGCGAGCATTGAAGAAGTAAGCGATCCAGCTTATAAAGGGGCTAAGATTGTCGTCATCGGTGTTGGAGGTGGGGGGTCTAACATGATTAAACACCTGGTTGAATACGGCGTGCATCAAGATGTTACCCCCATTGCAACGAACACTGATGGCCAACATCTCAAAAACAATCCCGCTCCGGTTAAAATCCTTTTAGGCAAAGAATCCACTGGAGGTTTAGGCGCTGGGGGGATTCCTGATATTGGTAGGAAAGCCGCTGAAGAAAGCGCTAATGAAATTAGAGAAGCGATTAAAGACGCCAAATTAGTCATTGTCTCTACAGGGCTTGGAGGAGGGACTGGGACTGGAGCCACCCCTACTATCGTTAAAATCGCAAAAGAAGTGGGAGCGCTCACGATTGCTATCGTTACTAAGCCTTTCAAATACGAAGGATCTCAAAAAAGCAAGAAAGCCGAAGAGGGGTTAAAGGAATTGGAGCAATCTAGCGATTCTATTTTGGTTATCCCTAATGATAAAATTCTTTTGACCATGAAAAAAAACGCCAGCACTAAAGAATGCTATAAGGAAGTTGATGATGTCTTGGTTAGGGCTGTGAGTGGCATTTCTACGATCATCACTAAACCCGGTGATATTAATGTTGATTTTTCCGATTTAAAAAGCGCTCTTGGTTTTAAAGGCTTTGCGTTAATGGGTATTGGTGAGGCCACTGGCGAAGAATCCGCTAAATTAGCAGTGGAAAATGCGATCCAATCGCCTCTTCTTGATGACGCTTCTATTGATGGGGCTAAGAGCATTATTGTCTTTTTTGAACACCACCCTGATTATCCTATGTATGCTTATTCTCAAGCTTGCATATCTATTCAAGAACGAGCCAATCAAGATGTTGATGTTAAGTTTGGTCAACACACGAGCGAGAGTATCCCCATTGATCATGTGCGCGTTACTATCATTGCAACCGGTGCTGAAAGAAACAGCGGTGGAGTGGGTTTGGAATCTATCGCTACGCCCTCTCAGCCTGTGGTGAAACAAACAAGAAAAGTGGGTAATAGCGATTTTTTAAGAATCCCCACTGAAGAAGAACTATCCACACCCACAGCCATAAGGATCCAGCAAGATTAA
- the mscS gene encoding small-conductance mechanosensitive channel MscS encodes MDEIKTLLVDFFPQAKHFGIVLIKAIVVFCIGFYFSFFLRNKTMKLLSKKDEILANFVAQVTFILILIITTIIALSTLGVQTTSIITVLGTVGIAVALALKDYLSSIAGGIILIILHPFKKGDIIEISGLEGKVEALNFFNTSLRLHDGRLAVLPNRSVANSNIINSNNTACRRIEWVCGVGYGSDIELVHKTIKDVIDSMEKIDKNMPTFIGITDFGQSSLNFTIRVWAKIEDGIFNVRSELIERIKNALDANHIEIPFNKLDIAIKNQDSSK; translated from the coding sequence ATGGATGAAATTAAAACGCTGTTAGTGGATTTTTTCCCGCAGGCAAAGCATTTTGGGATAGTCTTAATCAAGGCTATTGTTGTCTTTTGTATAGGTTTTTATTTTTCGTTTTTCTTACGGAACAAAACCATGAAACTCTTATCCAAAAAGGATGAGATTTTGGCGAATTTTGTCGCGCAGGTTACTTTTATCTTAATCCTTATCATTACTACAATCATCGCGCTCAGCACGCTAGGCGTCCAAACCACTTCTATTATCACTGTTTTAGGAACGGTAGGGATCGCTGTGGCGTTGGCTTTAAAAGATTACCTTTCAAGCATTGCTGGAGGGATAATCCTTATTATCTTGCACCCGTTCAAAAAAGGAGACATCATTGAAATCTCTGGATTAGAGGGCAAAGTAGAAGCGCTTAATTTTTTTAACACCTCTTTACGCTTGCATGACGGGCGTTTGGCGGTTTTACCCAATAGAAGTGTCGCTAATTCTAATATTATTAATAGCAATAACACGGCGTGTCGGCGCATTGAATGGGTCTGTGGGGTAGGGTATGGGAGCGATATTGAACTGGTGCATAAGACTATAAAAGATGTTATTGACTCAATGGAAAAAATTGATAAAAACATGCCCACTTTTATTGGGATCACGGATTTTGGACAAAGTTCATTGAATTTCACCATTAGGGTTTGGGCAAAGATTGAAGATGGGATCTTTAATGTGAGGAGCGAACTCATTGAACGCATCAAAAACGCCCTAGACGCTAACCACATTGAAATCCCTTTCAACAAGCTAGATATTGCTATTAAAAATCAAGACTCTTCTAAGTGA
- a CDS encoding DUF262 domain-containing protein, translated as MAKVDVELKKLHKILVDDDYFYQVPDYQRPYVWDKDHLGALIDDLVGSYTNNKEDDYFCGSIVIAENQKDNRWDVVDGQQRLTSFIILACTILRLYKHRLGQKSKDFIEGSIYDKYDKEKERLKFLTAQNYNSIFENTVLKNLEFEDNIKTSELNKKFDENTYLRNAYYFRELLNESVENGSISDIDDFVKWFYEHIVVTRIICFEQDSAMQIFQVLNDRGQPLSPIDILKSSLMQEIKQDSEKRKDFITTWDKLVEACKSIEGIDIDLEDFFNMYLEYADPSSSKKRADKGLKKVFKDSKKDACEFIYDVSAFMKSYTDLLKKQDRYIYLLRYLPSRYWASILTTALYVKYPDFDALKNLLVSYYYQTWIAGGTITRIKQTSINIIKNVKSNKGIETIQELILDNIESYNTFNQYRYNLWDSPSVYPSKWLRPVLALANYFMTDEEKPHFIAMDAETQVEHILPQNPKRGSQWNADFNKEKREELVNNIANLTLLKRKKNAKALNMDFDEKRKIYGGKDPSKVISCYDITKELYSDYRKWDEKSLQKRYDFLYEIITPVLHIEGQEEGYEDDFDLE; from the coding sequence ATGGCAAAAGTAGATGTAGAGTTAAAAAAACTCCATAAAATTTTAGTGGATGATGATTATTTTTATCAAGTTCCCGATTACCAACGCCCTTATGTGTGGGATAAAGATCATTTAGGGGCTTTGATTGATGATCTGGTGGGGAGCTACACAAACAATAAAGAAGATGATTATTTTTGCGGCTCTATTGTGATCGCTGAAAACCAAAAAGATAACAGATGGGATGTTGTGGATGGCCAACAGCGATTAACGAGTTTTATTATCTTGGCTTGCACGATTTTAAGGCTTTATAAACACAGGTTAGGGCAAAAATCTAAAGATTTTATTGAAGGGAGTATTTATGATAAATACGATAAAGAAAAAGAGCGTCTGAAATTCTTAACCGCTCAAAATTACAACAGCATTTTTGAAAACACGGTGTTAAAGAATTTAGAGTTTGAAGACAACATTAAAACGAGCGAATTGAATAAGAAGTTTGATGAAAACACTTATTTGCGTAACGCTTATTATTTTAGAGAGCTATTGAATGAGAGCGTGGAAAATGGTTCAATAAGCGATATTGATGATTTTGTCAAGTGGTTTTATGAACACATTGTTGTGACCAGGATCATTTGTTTTGAGCAAGACAGCGCGATGCAAATCTTTCAAGTGTTAAACGACAGAGGCCAACCCTTAAGCCCTATTGATATTTTAAAATCCAGTTTGATGCAAGAAATCAAACAAGATAGTGAAAAGCGTAAGGATTTTATAACCACTTGGGACAAATTGGTTGAAGCTTGCAAGAGCATTGAAGGCATAGATATTGATTTGGAAGACTTTTTTAACATGTATTTAGAATACGCTGATCCTAGTTCTTCTAAAAAGAGAGCCGATAAGGGATTAAAAAAGGTGTTCAAAGACAGCAAAAAAGACGCTTGCGAGTTCATTTATGATGTGAGCGCTTTTATGAAATCTTATACCGATTTGTTAAAAAAACAAGACCGATACATTTATTTATTAAGATACCTTCCCTCTAGGTATTGGGCCAGCATTTTAACGACCGCCCTTTATGTCAAATACCCTGATTTTGACGCTTTGAAAAATCTTTTGGTGTCTTATTATTACCAAACTTGGATTGCAGGAGGCACGATCACGCGCATCAAGCAAACCAGTATCAACATTATCAAAAATGTTAAAAGCAATAAGGGCATTGAAACCATTCAAGAGCTTATACTGGACAACATAGAATCTTATAACACCTTTAACCAATACCGCTATAACTTATGGGATAGCCCTTCTGTTTATCCTAGCAAATGGTTACGCCCTGTCTTAGCCCTAGCTAATTATTTTATGACAGATGAAGAGAAACCCCATTTTATCGCTATGGATGCCGAAACCCAAGTGGAACATATTTTACCCCAAAATCCCAAAAGAGGCAGTCAATGGAACGCGGATTTTAACAAAGAAAAAAGAGAAGAATTGGTGAATAATATCGCGAATTTAACCCTTTTAAAGCGTAAAAAGAACGCAAAAGCCTTAAACATGGATTTTGATGAAAAAAGAAAAATTTATGGCGGCAAAGACCCAAGCAAAGTGATTAGCTGTTATGACATCACTAAAGAATTGTATAGCGATTATAGGAAGTGGGATGAGAAGTCTCTCCAAAAGCGATACGATTTTTTGTATGAAATTATCACGCCTGTTTTACACATAGAAGGGCAAGAAGAGGGATATGAAGATGATTTTGATCTAGAATGA